A section of the Acidobacterium capsulatum ATCC 51196 genome encodes:
- a CDS encoding glycosyltransferase family 2 protein, translating to MISVLILTRNEEQDLPGCLASVAWSDDVHVFDSMSTDRTAEIAREHGAHFTQRAFDNYARQRNAALETLPFRHAWVFILDADERPTPALAEEMRQIAAQAPESIGGFRMRRRDFLNGTWLKHAQLSPFYIRLVRRGRARYVRDVNEILEIDGEVGDLREMLDHFPFSKGITHWTQKHNTYSTMEAQVVAAGVSRTEASWKTALFGRDFHERRRAQKAIFYGMPGRPLIKWCYMMFVRGAVLDGAAGITYANLQAIYEYTIVLKTQEIMRGSQETQARQKTGN from the coding sequence ATGATCTCAGTGCTGATTCTTACCCGCAATGAAGAGCAGGACCTGCCCGGATGCCTCGCCTCCGTCGCCTGGTCAGACGATGTGCATGTCTTTGACTCCATGAGCACGGATCGCACGGCAGAGATCGCTCGCGAACACGGAGCCCATTTCACGCAGCGCGCTTTTGACAACTACGCCCGCCAGCGCAATGCGGCGCTCGAAACTCTGCCCTTTCGCCATGCCTGGGTCTTTATACTGGATGCCGATGAACGGCCCACTCCCGCTCTGGCCGAGGAGATGCGGCAGATAGCTGCCCAGGCGCCGGAATCCATCGGCGGTTTTCGCATGCGCCGCCGTGACTTTCTGAATGGAACCTGGCTCAAGCACGCCCAGCTTTCTCCGTTCTACATCCGTCTGGTGCGCCGGGGCCGAGCCCGCTACGTGCGCGATGTAAATGAAATCCTTGAAATCGATGGGGAAGTGGGCGACCTGCGCGAGATGCTCGACCATTTCCCTTTCTCAAAGGGCATCACGCACTGGACGCAGAAGCACAATACCTACTCCACCATGGAGGCGCAGGTAGTCGCCGCAGGCGTCAGCCGTACTGAAGCCTCGTGGAAGACAGCCCTCTTCGGCAGGGATTTTCATGAGCGGCGGCGCGCGCAAAAGGCGATCTTTTATGGAATGCCGGGCCGCCCGCTCATCAAGTGGTGCTACATGATGTTTGTGCGCGGCGCGGTTCTCGATGGCGCCGCCGGCATCACTTACGCCAATCTGCAGGCGATATATGAGTACACCATCGTGCTCAAGACGCAGGAGATTATGCGAGGCTCGCAGGAGACACAAGCACGGCAGAAAACCGGAAATTAG
- the asd gene encoding aspartate-semialdehyde dehydrogenase: MRQKIGILGATGMVGQRFIQLLEHHPWFEVAWLAASDRSSGKRYGDAVRWKLDTPIPERIAAMEISPAQPEGAPQVIFAALDADIAREMEPKFAAAGCAVISNSSAFRMQADVPLVIPEVNADHLALLEQQEWRKQSGGYIVTNPNCSAIGLVLALKPLEERFGIESIFVSTMQAVSGAGYPGVASLDIMGNVVPFIKNEEEKLQEETLRLLGKLQSNLVHPLDAKITAHCNRVAVEDGHTESVSVKLKRKATREDLLAAWQEFAPLAGRDLPTAPAQPVETIEAVDRPQPRLDRMRGAGMAATVGRVRPCSLLDWKFTVLSHNTIRGAAGAALLNAELLVSLGKLNPSAVPA; this comes from the coding sequence ATGCGGCAAAAGATTGGCATTCTTGGCGCGACCGGCATGGTCGGGCAGCGGTTCATTCAACTCCTGGAACATCACCCCTGGTTTGAGGTGGCGTGGCTGGCCGCCAGCGACCGCTCCAGCGGCAAACGCTATGGCGATGCCGTGCGCTGGAAGCTCGATACGCCCATTCCCGAGCGCATTGCCGCGATGGAGATTTCGCCCGCACAGCCCGAGGGCGCGCCCCAGGTGATTTTTGCAGCGCTTGACGCCGATATTGCGCGCGAGATGGAGCCGAAGTTTGCCGCCGCAGGATGCGCCGTGATTTCGAACTCCAGCGCCTTCCGCATGCAGGCCGATGTGCCGCTGGTGATTCCCGAGGTCAATGCCGATCATCTTGCCCTGCTGGAGCAGCAGGAATGGCGCAAGCAGTCGGGTGGCTACATTGTGACCAATCCCAACTGCTCGGCAATTGGGCTGGTGCTGGCGCTCAAGCCGCTCGAAGAGCGCTTCGGCATCGAGAGCATTTTTGTGAGCACCATGCAGGCCGTGAGCGGCGCCGGATACCCCGGCGTGGCCTCGCTCGACATTATGGGCAACGTGGTGCCCTTCATCAAGAACGAAGAAGAAAAGCTGCAGGAAGAGACGCTGCGGCTGCTCGGCAAGCTGCAGTCGAATCTGGTGCATCCGCTGGATGCGAAGATTACCGCTCACTGCAATCGCGTGGCCGTGGAAGATGGCCACACCGAGAGCGTAAGCGTGAAGCTGAAACGTAAAGCGACGCGCGAAGATCTGCTGGCCGCATGGCAGGAGTTTGCTCCGCTGGCCGGGCGCGATCTGCCGACGGCTCCCGCGCAGCCCGTGGAGACCATCGAGGCAGTGGATCGTCCCCAGCCACGGCTGGACCGCATGCGCGGCGCAGGCATGGCGGCGACCGTGGGCCGTGTGCGCCCCTGCTCGCTGCTGGACTGGAAGTTTACCGTGCTCTCGCACAACACCATTCGCGGCGCGGCCGGCGCGGCCCTGCTGAATGCTGAACTGCTGGTGTCTCTGGGCAAATTGAATCCGTCGGCGGTCCCCGCATGA
- the nrdR gene encoding transcriptional regulator NrdR — protein sequence MKCPYCGFAQDRVVDSRESKEADSIRRRRECERCNKRFTTYERIDEIPYMVVKKDGRREKFDRHKVLSGLLRACEKRPISATKLENLVDETEAYLMDSAERERSTTEIGLLLMEKLKQLDTVSYIRFASVYRDFKDVNEFKEELEQLLTSKEPLSRRRTGKAGSAQDE from the coding sequence ATGAAGTGCCCATATTGCGGATTTGCCCAGGATCGCGTCGTGGATTCCCGCGAAAGCAAAGAAGCGGATTCCATTCGAAGACGGCGTGAATGCGAGCGCTGCAACAAGCGCTTCACCACGTATGAGCGCATCGACGAAATTCCCTACATGGTGGTGAAAAAAGATGGCCGCCGCGAGAAGTTTGACCGGCACAAAGTGCTCTCCGGCCTCTTGCGCGCCTGCGAGAAGCGCCCCATCTCGGCGACGAAACTCGAGAACCTGGTGGATGAGACCGAGGCTTACCTGATGGACTCGGCGGAGCGCGAGCGCAGCACCACCGAGATTGGCCTGCTGCTGATGGAAAAGCTCAAGCAGCTTGATACGGTCTCTTATATCCGCTTCGCCAGCGTCTATCGCGACTTCAAAGACGTCAACGAATTCAAGGAAGAGCTGGAACAGCTCCTGACCTCAAAAGAACCCCTCAGCCGCAGAAGAACCGGCAAAGCAGGCAGCGCACAAGATGAATAA
- a CDS encoding isocitrate/isopropylmalate dehydrogenase family protein translates to MNNQKTHAVTLIPGDGIGPEVTGAVIRILEATGLKFAWERYAAGAEAFEKFKTYIPNDLYESVERTRVALKGPVTTPVGGGFASINVTLRKKFDLYANFRPIKNLPGIKTNYPGVDLIIIRENTEGLYVGLEQEIVPGVATALKVVTEKGSTRIARFAFDYARKHGRKKIHCIHKANIMKLTDGLILRCTRKIAEEYPEVAYGEHIVDNTCMQLVTNPYQYDMLLLENLYGDIVSDLCSAFVGGLGLVPGANLGEHAAIFEAVHGSAPDIAGKDIANPTALLQSAILMLRHLDEDQAADRVHAALEKVYTEQKTLTRDVGGNASTNAFADAVIAALEIAGN, encoded by the coding sequence ATGAATAATCAGAAAACACATGCAGTAACTCTTATTCCGGGCGATGGCATTGGCCCGGAAGTGACCGGGGCAGTCATCCGGATTCTGGAAGCAACGGGCCTCAAGTTTGCCTGGGAGCGCTATGCGGCGGGAGCTGAAGCGTTTGAGAAGTTCAAGACCTACATTCCCAATGACCTTTATGAGTCGGTGGAGCGCACCCGCGTCGCGCTGAAGGGCCCCGTGACCACGCCGGTGGGCGGCGGCTTTGCCTCGATCAACGTGACGCTGCGTAAAAAGTTTGACCTGTATGCGAACTTTCGCCCCATCAAGAATCTGCCGGGGATCAAGACGAACTATCCCGGTGTGGATCTGATCATCATTCGCGAAAACACCGAGGGGCTCTATGTGGGCCTGGAGCAGGAGATTGTTCCCGGCGTGGCGACGGCCCTGAAAGTCGTCACGGAAAAAGGCTCCACGCGCATTGCGCGCTTTGCCTTTGACTACGCGCGCAAGCATGGGCGCAAGAAGATTCACTGCATCCACAAGGCCAACATCATGAAGCTCACCGACGGCCTGATTCTGCGTTGCACCCGCAAAATCGCCGAGGAGTATCCGGAAGTCGCCTACGGGGAGCACATCGTCGACAACACCTGCATGCAACTGGTCACCAATCCTTACCAGTACGACATGCTGCTGCTCGAGAATCTTTACGGCGACATTGTGAGCGACCTCTGCTCGGCCTTTGTGGGCGGCCTTGGACTGGTGCCCGGAGCCAACCTGGGCGAGCACGCAGCCATCTTTGAGGCAGTGCATGGATCCGCGCCCGACATTGCCGGCAAGGACATCGCAAATCCGACCGCGCTGTTGCAGTCGGCGATCCTGATGCTGCGGCATCTGGACGAGGACCAGGCGGCCGACCGCGTGCACGCGGCGCTGGAAAAGGTCTACACCGAACAGAAGACACTCACGCGCGATGTAGGCGGAAACGCCAGCACGAATGCCTTTGCCGACGCTGTGATCGCGGCGCTGGAAATCGCCGGCAACTAA
- a CDS encoding YncE family protein: MQRFFVLIVLLCFSLPVGLSIAGCGHNTNNYCLKNGHAYGLQTNQVAYVTMGPQTTGISLAWGQTESVNEPAAFNCNNDPETVTSYTYGSLNPTLADISPSGVVCAGTWNRYSQGLVAPYTVCTPPSGASEGSCGSTASPNSACGVTQVTATGAGVASNPVNVYVHPPITSIVITPTSATQTGCFSEGTTVSDSSGNPITLLSATSVSGSNGTIPQSDVGTITYTAENPDVVTINNTTDATSSTSSSNANGTVTAKYPGSTLITASVAGSSSAAGYFYTCPPTKIALNVNGSTNVTITPNSSPTVNATLTDKNGAKITGVSLDYSSTQPQNLQVSSTGAITENFPSTAIINAICQPTTCNPAPINQIGVYGTGLPIVSNDLTINAPGRASEKVWMASTNSQYVSSVDLTTGTTASSVQLPYVPNSMVADAGANDLYLGSYRELMVFSTNSNSLSKQDVSVPGVVLAASADNTQLVINDQLRKVIYLYSITTGTNTSIAGLATHAEFSPDGKTVYITGPDALYVHNINTGWATYPINNTESTSCTPVFSNASTDPYCGRDLALMVPQEGPFVTGSATNAYSFCPDTTVTPPVYYPQAASVGVATDHIGATPDGEHMIGATDTGIQDMWVFSDAGQTTLGPPTGACPQPTATTSTGFTLYPYTVSTPFTGITPSEIDQVVTSPDSSVAFVTYQSTSANGLLPAYQPSTTAKQQGTLSNVQLSGSAGAPIDGAFSPDGSLFFVSTTGDNLVHIVNSSTLKDTETINPNLVDTSNKPTPAQFVVVKSRTTT, translated from the coding sequence ATGCAGCGGTTTTTTGTCCTGATTGTTTTGCTCTGTTTTTCGCTACCGGTTGGACTCTCCATCGCAGGGTGCGGGCACAACACTAACAACTATTGCTTGAAAAACGGCCACGCGTATGGTCTGCAGACCAACCAGGTCGCCTACGTGACGATGGGCCCGCAGACGACCGGCATCTCGCTGGCGTGGGGCCAGACGGAGTCGGTGAACGAGCCGGCCGCATTCAATTGCAACAACGATCCTGAGACCGTTACGAGCTATACGTATGGATCTCTGAACCCGACGCTGGCTGATATTTCGCCCTCGGGTGTGGTTTGCGCAGGCACCTGGAACCGCTACAGCCAGGGGCTGGTGGCGCCTTATACCGTCTGCACTCCGCCGAGCGGAGCCTCGGAAGGAAGTTGCGGCTCCACGGCTTCTCCCAACTCTGCCTGCGGTGTGACCCAGGTGACTGCGACGGGGGCCGGAGTCGCGAGTAATCCGGTGAATGTCTACGTCCATCCACCCATAACGTCGATCGTCATCACTCCCACTTCGGCCACGCAGACTGGCTGCTTTTCAGAGGGAACCACGGTCAGCGATTCCAGTGGGAACCCGATCACGCTGCTCAGCGCGACTTCAGTTTCCGGCTCCAATGGAACGATTCCGCAGAGCGACGTGGGCACCATTACCTACACGGCCGAGAACCCGGATGTCGTCACGATCAACAACACGACCGACGCCACATCCTCGACCAGCAGCTCGAACGCGAACGGCACGGTGACGGCGAAGTATCCGGGCTCGACCTTGATCACGGCTTCGGTCGCGGGCTCCAGTTCGGCCGCTGGCTACTTCTATACCTGCCCGCCTACCAAAATTGCACTCAACGTGAATGGATCGACCAACGTCACGATCACGCCCAACTCCTCGCCAACGGTCAATGCGACGCTGACGGACAAGAACGGGGCGAAGATCACGGGTGTGTCGCTCGACTACAGCTCGACGCAGCCGCAAAACCTGCAGGTCAGCTCGACGGGCGCCATCACGGAGAACTTCCCGAGCACGGCCATCATCAATGCCATCTGCCAGCCGACGACCTGCAACCCGGCTCCGATCAACCAGATTGGCGTTTATGGAACGGGCTTGCCGATTGTTTCGAATGACCTCACCATTAATGCTCCGGGACGGGCCAGCGAGAAAGTCTGGATGGCCTCCACAAATTCACAATATGTCAGCTCTGTTGACCTGACGACCGGGACCACAGCCAGCAGCGTGCAACTGCCCTATGTGCCCAACTCAATGGTGGCAGATGCGGGCGCGAATGACCTTTACCTGGGCAGCTATCGCGAGCTGATGGTTTTCAGCACCAACAGCAACTCGCTTTCAAAGCAAGATGTATCCGTACCGGGTGTGGTACTGGCCGCCTCGGCGGACAACACGCAACTGGTCATCAACGATCAACTGCGCAAGGTGATCTACCTCTATTCGATTACCACCGGCACCAACACCAGCATTGCCGGACTGGCCACACATGCGGAGTTTTCTCCGGACGGCAAGACGGTCTATATCACCGGGCCTGACGCTCTGTACGTACACAACATCAATACCGGTTGGGCTACCTACCCCATCAACAACACCGAGAGCACAAGCTGCACGCCGGTATTCAGCAACGCCAGCACTGACCCGTATTGCGGTCGCGACCTGGCGCTGATGGTGCCGCAGGAAGGCCCCTTCGTCACCGGCAGCGCGACTAACGCATACAGCTTCTGCCCGGATACCACGGTGACTCCGCCGGTCTATTACCCGCAGGCCGCAAGCGTGGGGGTGGCGACGGATCACATCGGGGCAACGCCGGATGGCGAGCACATGATCGGCGCGACCGACACTGGCATTCAGGACATGTGGGTGTTCTCTGACGCGGGGCAAACGACGCTGGGGCCGCCGACAGGCGCCTGCCCGCAACCGACGGCTACCACCAGCACGGGCTTCACGCTCTATCCGTACACGGTCAGCACACCGTTTACCGGCATCACGCCTTCTGAGATTGATCAGGTGGTAACATCGCCGGATTCCTCGGTGGCCTTTGTTACGTACCAGTCGACCTCGGCGAACGGCCTGCTGCCGGCTTATCAGCCCTCCACCACGGCCAAGCAGCAGGGGACCCTGAGCAATGTGCAGCTCTCCGGCAGCGCGGGAGCACCGATTGATGGAGCGTTCAGCCCCGATGGCAGCCTGTTCTTCGTAAGCACCACGGGGGATAACCTGGTGCATATCGTGAACTCTTCCACGCTGAAGGATACTGAGACGATCAACCCGAACCTGGTGGACACGAGCAACAAGCCGACTCCGGCGCAGTTCGTCGTGGTCAAGTCCCGCACCACAACCTAG
- a CDS encoding 4-hydroxy-tetrahydrodipicolinate reductase, which yields MLLLVLGRGKTGSLVASVAHERGHSVRVVGEEENRNAAALTAPFLAGFDAVIDFTTPEAVVANMRACLANGARMVVGTTGWYQHLYDMRSLALRKNAALLYGTNYSVGVQTLFRLTRELAKALPQYQYSITETHHIDKKDAPSGTALTLKQILESENPELKVEITSHREGDASGLHVVQARSESDCLELHHEAFSRRGFAEGAVRAAEWIADKHGVWEFQEIAAQLG from the coding sequence ATGCTGTTGCTGGTGCTGGGACGCGGAAAGACGGGCAGTCTGGTGGCGAGCGTGGCGCATGAACGCGGCCACAGCGTGCGCGTGGTGGGCGAGGAAGAAAACCGCAACGCCGCAGCCCTGACGGCGCCGTTTCTGGCGGGCTTTGACGCGGTGATTGACTTCACGACTCCAGAAGCCGTGGTAGCCAACATGCGGGCCTGCCTGGCCAACGGCGCGCGGATGGTCGTTGGCACCACGGGCTGGTACCAACACCTGTACGACATGCGCTCCCTTGCGCTTCGCAAGAATGCAGCGCTGCTCTATGGCACGAATTATTCCGTAGGCGTGCAGACGCTCTTCCGGCTGACACGCGAGTTGGCCAAAGCGCTGCCGCAGTACCAGTACTCGATCACCGAGACGCATCACATCGACAAAAAAGATGCGCCCTCCGGCACGGCCTTGACGCTCAAGCAGATTCTCGAGAGCGAAAACCCTGAGCTCAAGGTGGAGATCACCTCGCATCGCGAGGGCGACGCCTCTGGCCTGCATGTGGTGCAGGCACGCTCAGAGAGCGACTGCCTGGAACTGCATCATGAAGCCTTCTCGCGCCGCGGGTTCGCCGAAGGCGCTGTGCGTGCGGCCGAGTGGATTGCCGACAAGCATGGCGTGTGGGAGTTTCAGGAAATTGCCGCGCAGCTCGGCTAA
- a CDS encoding GNAT family N-acetyltransferase, with protein MREYAAALNATVGGEHICVTSLDQELARLPELYAPPAGALLLAFTGQQPAGVVALRPLPASRPALASEKACEMKRLWVRPAFQGLGLGRRLAEAVLEEARHLGYHAIYLDTLPATMQRAYALYRALGFLPLTAPPETQPGPEVLYLRRSL; from the coding sequence ATGCGCGAATACGCGGCTGCCCTCAATGCAACCGTAGGCGGCGAGCATATTTGCGTCACTTCGCTCGATCAGGAGTTGGCGCGGCTCCCCGAGCTCTATGCCCCGCCCGCCGGCGCGCTGCTGCTGGCTTTTACCGGTCAGCAACCCGCAGGAGTGGTCGCGCTGCGGCCGCTGCCGGCATCCCGCCCTGCGTTGGCGTCTGAAAAAGCCTGCGAGATGAAGCGCTTATGGGTACGGCCGGCATTTCAGGGGCTAGGCCTGGGCCGCCGGCTGGCCGAAGCCGTTCTTGAGGAGGCGCGGCATCTGGGCTACCACGCCATCTATCTCGATACACTACCGGCTACCATGCAGCGGGCCTACGCTCTCTATCGGGCGCTGGGTTTTTTGCCCCTGACGGCTCCGCCCGAAACCCAGCCCGGGCCGGAGGTTCTCTACCTTCGCCGTTCCCTTTAG
- the lysC gene encoding lysine-sensitive aspartokinase 3 produces the protein MKPLVVMKFGGTSVEDAVAIDRTAGIVRGRVERGLQPIVVVSAMAKVTDQLIAAAQAAARGDRNGALAITARLRNRHLETAGKLVPAEAIGEVEGWMETEFAALDEILRGLSAVGELTPRIHDMVVSYGERISSRMIAAGFAHRGLSSAHVDARRCIITDAQHGRGIPQDALIEERLREHVLPHAQEGRVVVMGGFIGSTVEGVTTTLGRGGSDFTAALVGGGLEAESIEIWTDVNGIMTTDPRMCPDALRVKTISFEEAAELAYFGAKVLHPATILPAVKKNIPVLVLNSRNPQNEGTRITAVAPHCRSPFKSIAVKKKLTIIDVVASRMLMSHGYLKAIFDIFDKHKCAVDMVSTSEVSVSLTVDSNEKLPEIAADLSKLADVKYEGKKALVCLVGENVRGHNGIAGRVFTAVKDVNLRMISQGASEINMSFMIEEDDVEEAVRALHAEFFADADPEIFDLDTVSKTQA, from the coding sequence ATGAAGCCTTTGGTCGTGATGAAGTTTGGCGGCACCTCAGTCGAGGACGCCGTTGCCATTGATCGCACCGCCGGCATTGTGCGCGGACGAGTCGAGCGGGGCCTGCAGCCCATCGTGGTGGTGAGCGCGATGGCCAAGGTCACCGATCAACTGATTGCCGCGGCGCAAGCTGCGGCGCGCGGCGACCGCAATGGCGCGCTGGCCATCACGGCGCGGCTGCGCAACCGGCATCTCGAAACCGCGGGCAAGCTGGTGCCGGCCGAGGCCATTGGCGAAGTCGAAGGCTGGATGGAGACCGAGTTTGCCGCGCTCGATGAGATTCTGCGCGGGCTATCGGCCGTGGGCGAATTAACGCCGCGCATTCATGACATGGTGGTCTCTTATGGTGAGCGCATCTCCAGCCGCATGATTGCCGCTGGCTTTGCGCATCGCGGGCTCAGCTCGGCGCACGTGGACGCGCGCCGCTGCATCATCACGGATGCGCAGCACGGACGCGGCATTCCCCAGGATGCACTGATTGAGGAGCGGCTGCGTGAGCATGTGCTGCCGCATGCGCAGGAAGGCCGTGTGGTGGTGATGGGTGGCTTTATCGGCTCCACAGTGGAAGGCGTGACGACAACGCTCGGCCGGGGCGGCTCTGACTTCACGGCGGCGCTGGTCGGCGGCGGCCTGGAGGCCGAGTCCATTGAAATCTGGACCGATGTGAACGGCATCATGACAACCGACCCGCGGATGTGCCCGGATGCGCTGCGCGTGAAGACCATCAGCTTTGAAGAGGCCGCCGAGCTGGCTTACTTCGGGGCGAAGGTGTTGCATCCGGCCACGATTCTGCCTGCCGTGAAGAAGAACATTCCCGTGCTGGTGCTCAATTCGCGCAACCCGCAGAATGAGGGCACACGCATCACGGCTGTGGCGCCGCACTGCCGCAGCCCCTTCAAGTCCATCGCGGTGAAGAAGAAACTGACCATCATCGACGTGGTGGCAAGCCGCATGCTGATGTCGCACGGCTATCTGAAGGCGATCTTTGACATCTTTGACAAGCACAAGTGCGCGGTCGATATGGTCTCGACCTCTGAAGTCAGCGTATCGCTCACCGTGGACTCAAACGAGAAACTACCCGAGATTGCCGCGGACCTGAGCAAGCTGGCCGACGTGAAATATGAGGGCAAGAAGGCGCTGGTCTGCCTGGTTGGCGAGAACGTGCGCGGCCACAATGGAATTGCCGGCCGCGTCTTCACGGCGGTCAAGGATGTAAATCTGCGCATGATTTCGCAGGGAGCCTCGGAGATCAACATGAGCTTCATGATCGAAGAGGATGATGTAGAAGAAGCCGTGCGCGCGCTGCATGCGGAGTTCTTTGCCGATGCCGACCCGGAGATTTTTGACCTGGACACGGTCAGCAAGACACAGGCCTGA
- a CDS encoding S9 family peptidase yields MKIPFSAAILSFSLASGAFAQAPDHARINHLIDALQQTTAVSETALSPNGQSLVWAEGGRNGAHLKVASVADPAGARVITACPAGNSGRESDAVWSPDSKQIAFFSNCTPDHKPGVFVAEADGSGTPKLLAELDGYAHSLAWSPNGQELSFIYVKGSEGPVNALAPSPAPSGVIGVEHIQDQRVATVSAKGGEVAQITPASLYVYEFEWSPDAQKLVYVAAPPPGDDNWWTAEMYTQAIGEAPHVVLDPNTVSGALHGLQIAVPRWSPDGKQIAFIGGLMSDQGVTGGDIYLIPASGGQPKDITPGIASTPTWLHWLGPNRLGFSDIAAGKTAFLSVDPVTGQVKTLLAPQGQSIGDGRLLNSVSLSKNGEVALIASSFAHAPEVYEGQLGGTLHAITHANSDRKPLWGKAESVQWTNDGLHVQGWLLYPKNYDPAKKYPLIVYVHGGPAYANLAHWPYAGYGPVPFSALGYFVLMPNPRGSYGEGERFTKANRKDFGYGDLRDILAGVDAVEKQVPIDNHRVGLTGWSYGGFMTMFAVTQTQRFHAAVAGAGISDWKSYYGENSIDQWMIPFFGASVYNDPAVYAKSSAINFIKNVKTPTLVVVGSNDKECPAPQSYEFWHALRAMHVPTELVVYAGEGHGFYKPADRRNVLERALAWFEQYMPAEKQ; encoded by the coding sequence ATGAAGATTCCTTTTTCTGCCGCGATTCTCAGTTTTTCCCTGGCGTCGGGCGCCTTTGCGCAGGCTCCAGACCATGCCAGGATCAACCATCTGATTGACGCCCTGCAACAGACCACCGCAGTGAGCGAGACTGCTCTGTCGCCCAATGGACAGAGCCTTGTCTGGGCCGAAGGCGGGCGGAATGGCGCTCATTTGAAGGTGGCAAGCGTAGCCGATCCGGCAGGGGCCCGGGTGATCACGGCCTGCCCGGCCGGCAACTCAGGCCGGGAGAGCGATGCGGTGTGGTCGCCGGATTCGAAGCAGATTGCGTTCTTTTCCAACTGCACCCCGGATCACAAGCCGGGCGTCTTTGTGGCCGAAGCCGATGGTTCGGGCACGCCGAAGCTGCTGGCGGAGCTGGATGGCTATGCGCACTCGCTGGCGTGGTCACCCAATGGGCAGGAGCTGAGCTTCATCTATGTGAAGGGCTCCGAAGGACCGGTGAATGCGCTGGCTCCGTCACCGGCGCCTTCGGGCGTGATTGGCGTCGAGCATATTCAGGATCAGCGCGTCGCGACGGTTTCGGCCAAGGGCGGAGAGGTTGCACAGATCACCCCCGCCAGCCTGTATGTCTACGAGTTCGAGTGGTCGCCGGATGCCCAGAAGCTGGTCTATGTGGCGGCTCCACCGCCGGGGGATGACAACTGGTGGACGGCGGAGATGTACACGCAGGCCATCGGGGAAGCTCCGCACGTGGTATTGGACCCGAACACGGTGAGCGGCGCGCTGCATGGTTTGCAGATTGCCGTGCCGCGCTGGTCGCCAGACGGGAAGCAGATTGCCTTCATTGGCGGATTAATGTCAGACCAGGGCGTGACGGGCGGAGACATTTATCTGATTCCTGCCAGTGGCGGCCAGCCGAAGGACATCACGCCAGGCATCGCCAGCACGCCAACCTGGCTGCACTGGCTGGGGCCGAACCGGCTGGGATTCTCTGACATTGCGGCGGGCAAGACGGCCTTTCTGAGCGTTGATCCGGTGACCGGACAGGTCAAGACCCTGCTGGCTCCCCAAGGACAATCGATCGGCGACGGGCGGCTGCTCAACAGCGTTTCGCTTTCAAAGAATGGCGAAGTCGCGCTGATTGCCAGCTCGTTTGCGCATGCGCCGGAAGTCTATGAAGGCCAGTTGGGGGGCACGCTGCACGCCATCACTCACGCAAACAGTGACCGCAAGCCGCTCTGGGGCAAGGCCGAGTCCGTCCAGTGGACGAACGATGGGCTCCATGTGCAGGGATGGCTGCTTTATCCAAAGAACTATGACCCGGCGAAGAAGTATCCGCTGATTGTTTACGTACACGGCGGCCCGGCTTATGCCAACCTGGCGCACTGGCCCTATGCCGGTTATGGGCCGGTTCCCTTTTCGGCGCTGGGCTATTTTGTGCTGATGCCGAATCCGCGCGGCAGCTATGGCGAGGGTGAGCGCTTTACCAAGGCCAATCGCAAGGACTTTGGCTATGGCGACCTGCGCGACATTCTGGCGGGCGTGGATGCAGTGGAGAAGCAGGTGCCGATCGACAACCATCGCGTGGGCCTGACGGGCTGGAGCTACGGCGGCTTTATGACCATGTTTGCCGTGACCCAGACGCAGCGCTTTCACGCGGCCGTGGCCGGGGCCGGCATCTCAGACTGGAAGAGCTACTATGGCGAGAATTCAATCGACCAGTGGATGATTCCCTTCTTTGGCGCATCGGTTTACAACGACCCGGCGGTGTATGCCAAGAGCTCGGCGATCAACTTCATCAAGAATGTAAAGACGCCGACGCTGGTGGTGGTGGGCTCAAACGACAAGGAGTGCCCGGCGCCGCAGTCCTATGAGTTCTGGCACGCGCTGCGCGCGATGCATGTGCCGACCGAGCTGGTGGTGTATGCGGGCGAGGGGCACGGCTTTTACAAGCCGGCCGACCGGCGCAATGTGCTTGAACGTGCCCTTGCCTGGTTCGAGCAATACATGCCGGCAGAAAAGCAGTGA